GTTGAGCAGGTGGGACTTCGTCCCGCTGTAGATGCCATCCATCATTTCCGGTGCGAAGGCCAGCACGGAAGCGATATTGATGATCGCGCCCTTGTCGCGCTTCACGAACTGCTGCGCGGCTTCGGCGGTCAGCACGGTCGGTGCGATGGTGTTGATCGCCAGGATCTTTTCGATATTGGCGGCGTCGTTTTCGAGCACACTGCCTTCAAGCGAGATGCCGGCGTTGTTCACCAGCAGGGTGACTGAGCTGTCGCTGGCCAGCCGTGCCTCGACCTTGGCCAGGTCGGCGCGGGAGGTCAGGTCGGCCTGCAGGGCCTCGACCTTGCGGCCGGTGCGTTCGCTGATCTTGCGGCCCAGGGCCTCTAGGCGGTCCAGCCGGCGGGCGACCAGGACCAGGTCGTAGCCGCGGTCGGCCAGGCGCTGGGCATACACCTCGCCGATACCCGACGAAGCGCCCGTGACAATGGCAGTGCCTTTGGATTCAGTGCTCATAACGTGTCTCCCGATGGGTGGATTGCATAGTGATAGTAACTAGGTTGTCATACGATAGTGACTCGACTATCATTTTGCAATGGACATCGAAAAACTTTCTTCGGGTACCTGCCCCATCTCCCGTGCCCTGGCCCTGGTCGGGGATGCGTGGAGCGCCCTGATCCTGCGCGACGCCAGCCGCGGCATGACCCAGTTCGACCAGTTCCGGACCAGCCTGGGCATCGCCCCGAACATCCTTTCGCGGCGGCTCAAGGCGCTTACGGAAGCGGGGGTGCTGGAAAAGCGCCGCTACAGCGAGCGGCCACCGAGGGATGAGTACATCCTGACCCCGGCCGGTACCGACTTCTTGCCGATCCTGGCCGCCATGGGCGAGTGGGGCCGGCGCCATAACGGCGCCGGCGAACTGAGCCAGTTGGTGAACCCGGCCACCGGGGCACGGGTGGAAGCGGTCGTGGTTGATCGGGCAACGGGTGAATTGCTCAGCCCGGCCAATATGCGCCTGGAAATGCCGGCCTAACGATCGACCGTGACGGTCCAGCGGCCGCGGCCGTCGTCGCGGAAGGCGAACTCAACGGGCAGGAACTTCTCGATCAAGGCCGCGTTACTGCGCGTGTGCTCGGATGGGGCGAGGGTGGTGAAGCTTCCGCGGCCAGCGAGCGCCATCGGCAGCAGCAACTGGTCGGCCAGATACGTGTCGGCAAACACCCCAGCCTCCATCCACGCCTTCGCGTCCGCGCAAACACGCTCGGCCACGGCTTCGGCCGTAACGCGCTTCTCGCCGAAACCGGTGAATACCGCCGCACCGTGGTCTGTGGCGAACCGTATCGAAAGCGCATTGCCCGGGCCGGACGCCTGGCGCACCTCGTGAACCGACCACTCACCGTTCGCCAGACCAAGCCGTGCCCTCGCAACGGCAAGCTCACGCTCGGCGATCGTCGCCGGGATCGCGGAGACGATGGCCAGCGCATGGCGTTCGATGACGTTCCCGCGTTCGGCCAGATGCACCTCCGCCGGGCGCCGGCTCTCGCGCAGGTCGATACGAATGCTGCCGCCGCCCGCGGGGTAGAAACCGTGGCTATCCAGATTGAACGTGGCGTCGAGGCCCATCCTGGCCAGCACAGGCAGGAACGCCTCGGCAATGAAGTTCGCCGACGGTGCCTGTGGATTGTGCGTGCCGCCCTCGATCACCAGCCGGGCGGTGACGCCATGCATCCACAACGCGGGGAGCACCGTCTGCAGCACCAGCGTCGTTGAGCCTGCCGTGCCGATCGTCCAGCGGTGCTGGCCACCACGCACGCCGCGTGGCGTGAAGCGCAACGTTGTGGATCCGGGT
Above is a genomic segment from Luteibacter aegosomatissinici containing:
- a CDS encoding SDR family NAD(P)-dependent oxidoreductase; amino-acid sequence: MSTESKGTAIVTGASSGIGEVYAQRLADRGYDLVLVARRLDRLEALGRKISERTGRKVEALQADLTSRADLAKVEARLASDSSVTLLVNNAGISLEGSVLENDAANIEKILAINTIAPTVLTAEAAQQFVKRDKGAIINIASVLAFAPEMMDGIYSGTKSHLLNVTLGLASKLQGTNVHVQAVLPGATKSEIWENSGKDPEALLPGMVMETADLVDAALVGFDRGEVVTIPPLHDEGQYKAYNDARIAMGPNLSRKEMAPRYRA
- a CDS encoding winged helix-turn-helix transcriptional regulator, which codes for MDIEKLSSGTCPISRALALVGDAWSALILRDASRGMTQFDQFRTSLGIAPNILSRRLKALTEAGVLEKRRYSERPPRDEYILTPAGTDFLPILAAMGEWGRRHNGAGELSQLVNPATGARVEAVVVDRATGELLSPANMRLEMPA
- the rtcA gene encoding RNA 3'-terminal phosphate cyclase, which encodes MIEIDGQAGGGQLLRTALALSLCTGEPFAMEGIRGKRERPGLLRQHLTAVEAARDIGDAGVEGAQPGSTTLRFTPRGVRGGQHRWTIGTAGSTTLVLQTVLPALWMHGVTARLVIEGGTHNPQAPSANFIAEAFLPVLARMGLDATFNLDSHGFYPAGGGSIRIDLRESRRPAEVHLAERGNVIERHALAIVSAIPATIAERELAVARARLGLANGEWSVHEVRQASGPGNALSIRFATDHGAAVFTGFGEKRVTAEAVAERVCADAKAWMEAGVFADTYLADQLLLPMALAGRGSFTTLAPSEHTRSNAALIEKFLPVEFAFRDDGRGRWTVTVDR